The Arachis ipaensis cultivar K30076 chromosome B07, Araip1.1, whole genome shotgun sequence genome includes a window with the following:
- the LOC107606707 gene encoding protein FAR1-RELATED SEQUENCE 5-like, whose product MLDARFRGLSQSHRAVKEGDLHQINSMRKSGLWVPTIFLAFANQSGGFETVGFEIKDIYNAIEKKRRACATDAEFTLKFLGTLRTTDSGIFWRYSLDVDKRLENLFWCDGTSRYDYSVFGDVLGFDATYGRNKYKCPLVIFSRVDHHMRTVVFGCAILSNESEASYVWLLRSFLEAMKGKQPKSVITDGDLAMKSAVSTVFPGAHHRLCSWHLLRNATARVGRPGFLRKFRLCLMGDLEVDEFETIWTDNVADHGLEDHP is encoded by the coding sequence ATGCTAGATGCAAGGTTTAGGGGTCTGTCGCAGTCACACAGAGCAGTCAAGGAAGGGGATTTGCACCAAATCAATTCCATGAGAAAATCTGGGTTGTGGGTGCCTACGATTTTCCTCGCGTTTGCCAATCAATCAGGAGGATTCGAGACTGTCGGGTTCGAGATAAAGGACATATATAATGCGATAGAGAAGAAAAGGCGGGCATGCGCGACAGATGCGGAGTTCACGTTGAAGTTCTTGGGAACTTTAAGGACGACTGATTCCGGGATATTCTGGAGGTACTCGCTGGATGTTGACAAGAGGCTGGAAAATCTCTTCTGGTGCGATGGTACAAGTCGTTATGACTACAGCGTGTTCGGGGATGTCCTGGGTTTTGATGCAACTTACGGTCGTAACAAATACAAGTGCCCTTTGGTAATATTCTCAAGGGTGGACCATCATATGAGGACGGTGGTGTTCGGCTGCGCCATATTGAGCAACGAGAGCGAAGCAAGCTATGTGTGGTTGCTGCGGTCATTCCTTGAGGCAATGAAGGGAAAACAGCCAAAGTCTGTCATCACGGACGGTGACCTCGCCATGAAGAGTGCGGTTAGCACAGTTTTTCCCGGTGCACATCACAGGTTGTGTAGCTGGCATTTGTTAAGGAACGCCACTGCTAGAGTTGGACGGCCGGGTTTTCTCAGGAAATTCCGTCTGTGCCTCATGGGAGATCTAGAGGTTGACGAATTTGAGACAATATGGACGGATAACGTGGCGGACCACGGGTTGGAGGATCATCCGTAG